The genomic region TGAAAAACAGGGTGATTCTGATGTTGCAGACGGTCTAGAGAATGAGCTAAGCCGGGCTACGCTTGTGCCGCTTGCAGAAATGCCTGCCCACGTAGTAACGATGAATTCGAGTGTGCGCTTTCAGAATACGGATAGCGGCAAGGAGCACGAACTGACCCTGGTGTATCCCCATGAGGTGGGTACCGGAGATGGCAAGATTTCTATTTTAGCGCCAGCGGGCTCGGCCCTGCTTGGGCTTTCGGTAGGAGAGTCCATCGAATGGCCGATCCGTGGCCGCGCCAATATCCATCTTAAGATCATTAACGTTACCCGTCAGGGCTGATCGTCGGGTAACGGCTACGGGGTGGCCTGCAAAGACCACCCCGTCAGCGATCCTTTCTGGTCAGTTGAAACTGCTCAATGGTTTTTCTGAGCGCTTCTGCCATCACAAGCAAGTCACCCGCAATACCCGCTGTTTCCTGGGCATCCGTTGACGCCTGCTCTGCCGAACGGCTGATCTCGATCACGTTCTGATTAATAGCCTCTGACACATCGCTCTGCTCATTCGCCGCGCTTTCCATCTCTTGGTTCAGGGATGTAATTTCACGAACAGCGGAGGCAATACTCTGCAATTCGGATTCTACTTTCAAAATGGCCTCTACCTGGTGGCCGGCCATGTCCGATGCATGGCGCATGGTAGCCACACAATCAACCACTTCGTTTTTAAGACCGCTTATGGTTTTGCGGATTTCTTCTGTGGACACCTGAGTGCGCGATGCCAACGCGCGAACTTCATCCGCGACTACAGAGAAGCCACGCCCCTGCTCCCCGGCTCTGGCAGCCTCAATGGCTGCGTTCAGCGCCAGCAGGTTAGTCTGCTCGGCAATGTTGGAGATTTCTTCCACCATGTTTGCCATCTGGCTGGTGCGCTGGTTCAGATCTTCGATTCGCTTGGCACCACCCTGCACTTCGGTATTCAAGGCCTCAATACCTTCCACCGCGGTGCGCGCCAAGCGCTCGCCGCTATTGGCTGATTCGGCAGTTTCTGCCGACTTGCGGGTCGTGTGGTTGGCGTTTTCGCGCACCTGGACAGCCGATGCGGCCATTTCCGTTGTAGCGCTGGCAACTTGATCGGTATTGTCCTTCTGCGCCATCACTTCGCGGCCAGTGGTTTCGGCTTTTGCTGCAATGCTACGGGCTGCCTTCTCCACCTGCTCGGCGTTATCCATAACCGTGTGCATACTTTCGCGGATTTTTGCCATCATGCGATTGAACGCTAGGGATACGGAACCGATTTCGTCGTTACGGGAAACGTCCAATTCAATGGTGAGATCGGAGTTTCCAGAAATCTCATCCATACTTCTCTGAAGCCGGCGCAATCTGGAGAAAACCAATCGATTCAAAGCCAGCGCAGTCAGAAAAAATACCGTTATAAAGATCGCGATTTGAATACCGCCACTGGCAAATAATTGCTGACGCAATCCGTCATCACTCTCTGCCAGGGAGTAGTCCACACGAATTGCTCCCAGCACATCGCCTTCCTGTGCCTGATGACATCCCAGGCAGTTCACGCCCTGGTAGTCTTCCCGCGCAATAACAGGCTCAATCAGCGTATATACGCGCCCGTCATCGTTGCTTGAATAACGCTCAATCCTTTCGCCCGCCAAGGCCTTTCTATCGTCCGGGCCTCGCTTTTGTTCCGTTTGCGTTCCCTTGCCAAACATCCGGTTCAACTGGTCGCTGCGCACTACTCTTACATCCAGCACATCCTTCGGAGCCATCACCTTGTCCCGAAGCACATCACGGTTATTAATCGTGCCGGTCACCATCATGGTATTCAGCCCATCAAAATAGGACTTGGCAAGGCCATCCACATACTTGTGGCTGAACTCCTCCATGTGATCGCGCTGGGCATTAGCGCTGTAAAGCACGGTAAAAACCAGAATGAGTGAAAACGCGGCTGCCAGAGCAGCGAGTAGCAGAAAACGGATGGAATAGTGTTTTTTCATAGCAACCTGGTCAAAGAACCAATCCGAAGGACGTATCAGAGCGCGAGGATTAACCCGGCGCTTTCAAAACTTCACTGTTGTTTACGGCAAAGTGGCGGGTAACTTTATAGATATGCATCAAATATTTACTGATTCAGATCAGAATCACGCGCTTTTACCGACTGGCCCGGAACATGCATACCACATGTGACAGACGATCATTTTCTGGCGCGCGTTTGCGAGCCGGTGGAGGAACATAAGCCATGTCACTGCTGACATCTCTTATTCAGGCAAGCACTCGCTTTCAACAAACCCTGGAGAATCGCCCGGCCACAAGCGGGGCGGAAGAACAAAAGGCCAAAGGTGCTGGCGGCGCAGAGGCAGTAAGACCGGCAAGCCCCGGCGATGACCGCTTCACTCCCTCAGGAGACTCACTGAGTGATGCCGGCCGACTGAAATCGCAGAAGTTACCACTGTCGGATTACAAACAAACGGTAGGGCAGGATCTTGCCTTCATAAGGGAGACGCTGCGGCACAAACTTGCCGAATACAACCTGAACCCGGCCACCGCTGTAAGTGTGAATAAAGATGATGGCGGCAAAATTGAAGTAGGCGGAAAGCTGGCAGAAGAAACCCGCACCCGCATAGAGAATGACCTAAACCTGAACAAGAACTTTACGGATGCGTTCAGCCGGCTGAGCGTAAACGAGCCGACACTGCACTTCATGGATAACGCTTTGAAGCTTAATCAGGCCTACGGCGTGAACAATTCACTGCTGGACACTCTGATCAGTGAGAACCAGCAGTTCAACGGCTTGCAGGATCTCGTAAACCGTTACGACACCCTGCGCCGTTCGGCCCCGACCAGCCCGTTTGAAGCAGCGGGAAATCGAGATGCTTACGCCTTCAACCTGAACACTCGCGCCTGAGCATTACACTTCAAACGGTGTCGGGTCGCCCTTGCCAACGCGGGTGACCACTGGCACCTCGCCGGTAAAGTTAACCACCGTGGTGGGCTCCATTCCGCAAAAACCACCATCAATAATCAGATCCAACTCATGCTCCAGCGTATCCCGGATATCGTAGGGATCTGTCATGGGGTCGGACTCGCCGGGTAAAATCAGTGTACTGCTCATAATAGGCTCGCCAAGCTCGCCCAGAAGCGCCTGAACAATCGCGTTATCGGGAACCCGTACGCCAATCGTGCGACGTTTAGGGTTCAGCAAGCGCCGTGGCACTTCATTGGTCGCATCCAGAATGAACGTATACGCCCCAGGTGTGAACGTTTTCAAAAGCCGGTACTGAGTGTTATCCACCTTGGCATACACCCCGATATCAGACAGATCCCGACACATCAGCGTAAAGTTGTGCTTGTCATCCAGTTTACGTATGCGCTTGATTCGGTCCTGTGCCTGTTTTTCTCCCAGGTGGCAGCCAATGGCATAGCCCGAATCGGTGGGATACACCACAACACCGCCTTTTCTAAGGATGTCGACCGCCTGTTTAACCAACCGCAGTTGCGGGTTTTCAGGATGAATTTGAAAGAACTGGCTCATGAATCCCCTCCATTCTGATTTTGAACGCCTGAAACCGCTTGCTGCGGATCGGCCTTGGAACCGCCCATACAATTCGGCGACGCCGGCGCAACCTGCCCAGATGCCTCCCACTCCTCTGGTGAGTATAGATGCAACGCCAGCG from Marinobacter sp. LV10R510-11A harbors:
- a CDS encoding methyl-accepting chemotaxis protein; amino-acid sequence: MKKHYSIRFLLLAALAAAFSLILVFTVLYSANAQRDHMEEFSHKYVDGLAKSYFDGLNTMMVTGTINNRDVLRDKVMAPKDVLDVRVVRSDQLNRMFGKGTQTEQKRGPDDRKALAGERIERYSSNDDGRVYTLIEPVIAREDYQGVNCLGCHQAQEGDVLGAIRVDYSLAESDDGLRQQLFASGGIQIAIFITVFFLTALALNRLVFSRLRRLQRSMDEISGNSDLTIELDVSRNDEIGSVSLAFNRMMAKIRESMHTVMDNAEQVEKAARSIAAKAETTGREVMAQKDNTDQVASATTEMAASAVQVRENANHTTRKSAETAESANSGERLARTAVEGIEALNTEVQGGAKRIEDLNQRTSQMANMVEEISNIAEQTNLLALNAAIEAARAGEQGRGFSVVADEVRALASRTQVSTEEIRKTISGLKNEVVDCVATMRHASDMAGHQVEAILKVESELQSIASAVREITSLNQEMESAANEQSDVSEAINQNVIEISRSAEQASTDAQETAGIAGDLLVMAEALRKTIEQFQLTRKDR
- a CDS encoding L-threonylcarbamoyladenylate synthase, with amino-acid sequence MSQFFQIHPENPQLRLVKQAVDILRKGGVVVYPTDSGYAIGCHLGEKQAQDRIKRIRKLDDKHNFTLMCRDLSDIGVYAKVDNTQYRLLKTFTPGAYTFILDATNEVPRRLLNPKRRTIGVRVPDNAIVQALLGELGEPIMSSTLILPGESDPMTDPYDIRDTLEHELDLIIDGGFCGMEPTTVVNFTGEVPVVTRVGKGDPTPFEV
- the rnk gene encoding nucleoside diphosphate kinase regulator, encoding MADMPAILVAEEDFNRLSTLIEKQGDSDVADGLENELSRATLVPLAEMPAHVVTMNSSVRFQNTDSGKEHELTLVYPHEVGTGDGKISILAPAGSALLGLSVGESIEWPIRGRANIHLKIINVTRQG